A stretch of DNA from Corvus cornix cornix isolate S_Up_H32 chromosome 13, ASM73873v5, whole genome shotgun sequence:
AATTGTAGGAAATCTTGTAGGAACATGGGGGGATGCTGAGTAGAATTTATTGGGCacttggagcaggaggagcactGGTGAAAAGGGCATTTTGAGGGGCTTGGTGTGGAACATACTTAGTGCCAGAGTTTAAGGGCAAGAATGGGTGATCATTCTGAGTTGGCttgcagagcaggcagcctTAATTCTGGTATTTCCCAGTTTTGAGCACGAGTGtgtaaaaaaagtgaaaataatgttgctttttatatataaaatagctTGTAGAATATATTAGAAATCTATTTAAGTGTTTGGACTTGGTTCCAGGGTTGGTATCTTCCCTGTCATTCCTGTGTGACTGTAGAGGGATACAGGTAGGGAGACCAAATCCAGTGACTTCCTGGACTCACAATGTCCTGCACAGAGCTTGAACTCCTCCATAGCATTTTGCACTGAAACCAGATTGTACCTTTCATCCAAAGATCTTGAGTACTTGATGGAGGTGGGAGACCTCCTGTGGGAAGCACAATCAGCTAGGAAACGCAGGAGGGAGGTAAAAACATGCCCAAAAGCAATAAGTGTTCTTTGTTCTAACCAGGGAGGGTCAGGGTGCTGGTCCCGGTGTGAGCTGTGAGGGAGGACATGAGGCTTGGGACCTCTGCGGTGACAAACAGGACGAGTTGCGTTTGTACGGTGCTCCACGGGGAAAAGGAGGATCCTCTCTGGAGCCCGTGGTGCGGGAATGCATCGCCGTCCTTCTCCAAGGGGTACTTGCGGTTCTTCTTTGTGGGGCTCTGACGGGAGGAAAGGGTGTTCCTGGGTGCACCGAGCGCTTGAACatgggtttgtgtgtgtatatacatttatttatttttaaattaaagatgTGACATCGCTGTGCCTGTCCGTGGTGGTCCGAGCCTGGCCGAAGGCAGGGGGCGGCGGTGCTGGCGCCTGAGGGGGCGGCGGCCGCCATTTGCCGCGGGGCGCGGAACATGGCCGAGGCCTTGGGCTGCCGCCAGCCGCGGGCGCTCCCGGGccgggatggggatggggatggggatcGGGACCGGGATCAGGGGCTGAGCGCTCCCCTCAGTCTGAGGAGAGGGAGGGGCTCTGCGGGGCGGGGTCTCTGTGGGGCGGGGCCCGCCTGCCCGGTGGGGCGGGCTCTGCGGGGCGGCCCGCAGGGACGGGGACACCTCGGGACCGGGCTGGGAACGGGGCTTGGAACGGGGCTTGGAACGGAGCGCGGGGCTGGAAAATGGACAGGCGGCTGGGAACAGGGCAGGAgtctgggagcagagagggggCTGGGAGCGGGCCTGGCCCCTCACACGGCGCCGTGTGGCCGCGGGCCTCTCCCGCCCCGTCGTGTCCGAGCGCGGCCCCGCACTCTGGGCCGTGGCACCGGggtgcacagccctggcacccGCTCGGGCATCGCCCCTGTGCCACAGCACCAGCGCGGTGCTgccaggggagcagggcagccctgtGACACCCCGGCGGGTCCCTCTGTCACACAGCACCCTGGGGTGTCCCAGTGCCTCAGCTCTGCGGGGCTGCTGCCATGTCCCAGATGCCCAGATCCCTCCTGAACCCCTGAGGCAGCTCTGAAAGTCCCTGCCAACCTGGGCCGGTGTTTCCTGCTCCTCCGGAGTTGCAAAAAGTAGCTCCAGCGTGGGAGAGGCACGTCCTGCTTTCGACAGCCAACAGCAgccttcctcctcttcatcctcctccttctcctcgCTGCCCGTGCCAGGCTTGCCAGCACTGAGGTGACCACGCACCGAGCTGGCATGAAATCCAGGTTAATAAGCAAATGCAGTGGTGAGCTGCAGGCAGTATCACGCTGGCTTAAACATAAGTGAGTGTTTAATTAGCAGGTCTGGCTCAGCTGGGGTCCACCCTCTGTTCTGTAACGTGTTTGTGCCCCGCAGGCTGCTCCCACGCACAGCCCGGCCTGCTCTGGGTGCTGGAGATGCTGGTTGGATTTCGTTTGGCAGGAGGACCCCAGGGTCTCTCCACGGCCTCCACACTGAGGGACAAaccccaggagcaggaggaggtgctggagcgtggCCTGGCTTGgtggctgctggctgcagccagggcagagtGACAGCAATGCCCGGCCAGTTCTGCTGCGCTCCCACACCACCCTGAGATGGGTTGTTCATGGCATCCCTGCGatcccagaatcacagactgctttgggttggaaagaacgCCAAAgcccatgccatgggcagggacacctcccactatcctAGGTTACTCCaagtccagcctggccttggacactgccagggatccagggcctgcccaccctcacagggaggaattccttcccaatatcccatctatccctgccctctggcactgggaagccattccatgtgtcctggcactccagcccttgtccccagtccctctccagctctcctggagcccctttgggccctggaaggggctctgagctctgcctggagccttctcttgtccaggtgagcactcccagctctcccagcctttcccctgCCTCACTCCAACACTCGTGCTCAGCAcagtccttgctgctgctgctgcatctgaCACCCAGGTCCTGCTGAAGCCACACTGgtcacagggacagcagctgcgACAAGTGATACAACACCACCGGAGGCTGCGAGggtggcaggagagcagcaccgGACACCCGGCTGCTGTCCGGCTGCTGTCCGGCTGCTGTCCATCCGCTTCCCGGCACCCGCTGTCGGTGCCACGGGAGGTGGATGGCCCTGGACACACCCTGGAGCTCCACGGAGAAGCAGGGCCGGGCTGCAGCAAGGGCTGTCAGCTCAGGgagctgccctggcactgcaAATCCAGCATCAGGCAGGGACTCCAGGCTCGGAGCCAGCATACAGAACTAATATTCTGTAGAagcacagaatcatttaggttggaaaagccttttaaaatcattGAGCCCAACAGTTCCCCCAGTCCTGCCAAGGCTACCCCTAGTCCATGTCACCCCAAGCACCCaatctacacattttttaaattcctccagggatggtgattccaccactgcgctgggctgtgtgtgccagtgcctgaccaccctttccatgaagaaagGGTGGGATTTTAGGATTTGAAATCCCACATACACACTCTTTCTTGCACAAGGCCACCATAGCAGTGagcactgcccatggcaggtcCCTTGCAGTCCCTGTGGGCACAAATGCCACCTgcaagcccagcccagctcagcagtgaAGGGTTAAGTGCCAGCCCAGCTTTGCGGGAagctttcctctcctccttgcCAAGGTTTAAATTTAGTCCCTGCATGAACCCAGAGGACTTGGGCATCGGGTTGCTCcggggctggcagtgctggggagcacctgctgctgctgcttcatggCAAAGATTCCCCCAAAAGCTGGGACTgggctgcaccagcagcagttGGGGTGGGCAAGCTGCAGAGACCCTTGTGCCACCCCAGCCACTGGCTTGGAGTCTCCCCAGAAAAGACACATGGTAGTAGTCCACTGGTCAGCTCCTGTGAGTCCCAGGGGTGCTCCATGCCCGGGTTGATCCCAAGCCTTGAGCTTGCTCCTTACCCCTTAGATTAGGAAGGGAGGAGCTCCTGCTTGGGATAGGGTGGGTTTTGGGGAAAGCCCAGTGTGGGCACACCATTGCTGTGGCACCGGGAAAGGAGCCATgggtggggatggagcagcagctcgAGATCCTGCCGTGCCCTCAGCACCGGGGATGGGACATTCCCAGAGGGGtctgcagctcccccagctccgGGGCAGCCCAGGGCCGTTCCATGGGATTGCACACCCAGGACGTGTATGGGGTGCGGGGGATGACCTGGGCCCTGTCCTGCGGTTTGGGGAGAGCGGGGCGGGCTGAGGGGGCAGGGATGAGTCGGCGGCCCCCCGGCAGGTCCCCGAGGCTGGGGGCGGCGGTGGCATCCCTGCAATGCGCTTGGCATCGGCTGCCCCGGCTGGCGCTCGCTGAGTCCATGTGATCCGGGGCTTGCTCTGTGCCGCCGCCGGCTCCAGCCGCCGGGACGGCGAGGGAGCCAGAAGGTCGAGCCAGCGGCCCCGGCAgagcggccccggccccgaGCAGGGCTCCCCGGCACCGGCTGAACCCCCCGGGCTCCCCCCTGCCACGATGCCCCGCGGGAAGAGGGACCCCGTGCTGCTGTCCCCCGCCGAGCCCGCCCGGCCGCGGTGGCGAGGGTCCCGCGCGGGTGGGGACGGCCGGCGGTccgcggaggaggaggaggaggaggacggaCACCTCCCGGGGCTCCCCCGCGACGACCCCACCAAGAGCATGTCGAGCTCCTCCGTGTCCTCCTACCACTCCGCCCTGTGCTCGGACGGCACGGAGACCTTCAAGGACTGCCTGGAGTTCCTGGACGAGGAGGGATCGCCCGGCCGGGCTGCCCCGGGGCTCTGGGCTCCGGCGGGGGCCCCCGGCGTccccccgccgcccggcccccTCGCCCGCCCGCAGCGGGCTCAGCTGTCCAGCGCGGCTAAGAATAGCCCAGCGCCGGGCCAGGGGGGCAGGATGGGTCCCCTCGGTGGGGACCGGCAGCCTGTgccggccgcggccgccggcgGGGAGCCGGCCGTGCCCCGGCAGCCCGGGGCGATGCTCGGCGGGGTTCCCAGCGACTCGGACGAGGTGGACGGCGAGGTGCAGGCGCTGACGGCCAGGGCTTTCCGCAGCCTCTCGGGGCTCCCCGGAGCTCGCCTCGACATGTGCAGCTCCCAcacctcctccagcctctccaaCTCGCTGTCGGAGGACggcgggcggccgcggcggTGGCCGGCGGGCGCCGGGGAGCCCCGGGGCGCGGCGACAGCTCTGCATGGCAGGGTGGGCTGGCCCTTCCCCTCCGGCGTGGacggggagctgctgggcaagGAACAGTTCGAGTGCGTGGACGTGGAGCTGGAGAGCGGGGAGGCCAGGAAGGGCCACGGCAAGAAGAGGACGGTGCCCAAGCGCCAGATCCtgctgaagaggaaggagaggaaggagacGGGTTTTGGTCCCCGGGGGGACGGCCCAGCACCCCAGCCCCCGGCCAGGAAGGAGCCCCCCAGCAAGGGCAGAGCCATCGGCGAGGACTTCAGGCTCAACTACCAGCAGTTCATGAAGGCGGCCTCCCTGGACGCCGGCACCGACAGGACCCGGGCGGCCTCGTGCCTGGTGAAAAACGTCCTGGCCAAGAAGATGCAGTACGAGCAGCGGATCAAGATGGAGCAGAAGGGGCTGCGGGGCAGCTCGACCTCCTCGGGCCGTCCTCCGCCGGCACCGACCTGCTGGGGGATGGCCTGGAGGGCAAGTCCAGCTCGCTGTCCCGCTCGGACTGCAGCTTCTCGGCCGAGGACCTGCGGGGCAGCGGGATGCCGGTGGCCACGGCGGCCGCGGGGAGCGCCACCACCAGCCATCCCACCAAGGGCGTGGTGCTGAGCGAGGCGACGAGGGAGACTGTCTGCAACCTGAGGAAGACGTTCAACGAGCTCAACCAGAGGATGAAGTaccaggaggtgctggggggcCGCTGGCTGCCCGCGGCCGCTGAGGAGCACACGTCGGAGAGTATCTGCTACCAGCGAGCCCGCGCCTTGTTCGAAGCCCAGCCTGGGGTGGGGAAGGTGCTGGATGTCGCTCCCCGGTTTGCGAGGGCGCCGAGGCCGTGGCCCAGCTTGAAGGAGCGAGCCATCGGCCCCATCCACTCCCAAACCCTCCCCTTCAAGGTCGAGAGCCGGGTgctccccgccgccccgccgcacCGCCGCTTCGCCTCCTCCCGAGCGCAGGAGGTGAGGACGCTGCCGCAGAGCCAGCCAGAGAAGCCACCAGCAGTGCCCCGCCGGCCGCCCAGCCCCGGCACCCCGGCACCCCGGGGGTCTCCGCCAGCCGCGCCCCCCAAGCcagaagagaaggggaaggggcgcgtcccgcagccccgggaCGTGCGCAAGCTGGTGAAGAGCAGCTACAGCCTCAAGTTCGGGACTGCCGGCACCTCCCGCGGCACCGTGGCACCGGCGAGCAGCGGGGAGCCGCCCCCGGCCACCCCTCTGGTCATCCACTGCACCTCGGTCCGTCGGGAGCCAGCTCCGGAGCCGGTGGGTGAGGAGGTGCTGGCAGCCCCCGGCCGAGAGCCATCCCCGGCGTGTGCCGAGGGGCCCGCAAAGCCCCCCGGCAGCCGGGCCGCgccctcccacagctcccccaTCAACATCACGAGGGTCCAGGCCACGCGGAGGGGAGCGGCCCCCACGGAGGAGCCGCCGGCATCGCCCCCCCGCCGGGAGCGGAGCGAGCTCCGGGTGCCACCACGGGCGCCGGTGGCCGCGGGGGTGCCGCACGTGGAGACCCATCTGCACGTCCTGGTGGGCCGGCCGTCCCCGGTGGCCAGGGAGAGCTCCCCGGCCCAGAGCAGCGCGGTGCTGCGGACAGAGAAGACCGTTCTCCTGCCTCCGCCACCGCCGAGCCCCAcggaggggaaggaggtgcgtggccatggcagcagcagagcgcTCCACGCTGCCGAGGGGCCGGAGTCGCTGGGGCAGCGGCACAGCAGCGGGGACAGCAGGGACCCCCGAGCCGGTGCCCCGGCCGGCAGCAGCGCCCGCCCGCAGCCTGCGGAGCCGGCAGCGAGAGGCGCGGCAGAGCTCCGCGCCGGCGAGCcgaggcaggagcagcccggCGGCCCGCGGGTGTCGGTAGCCAGCGGGGGGTCTGCCGGTGGCCCCGGCCCCTCCGCCCCGATCCGAGCCGGGGAGGGCAGCGAAGGTCCCTCCGCGCGGCTGCCGGAGCGGAGGGAGGCCTGGGAGCACTCGCCGCAGTGGCCGGCGGCCACGGAGCCCTTGCCGCCTGCTGCCCTGGCCGAGAACTCCAGCTACTTGGCAATCCCCGAGAGAGCCCCCAAATCCACGCTGGTGCCAAAGATGCCCTCGGTCCCCAACCCAGGCAGTGCATCCTTTGGGACTCCCTTTGTCCCCAGCCCGGCCAGCGCCTCTTTTGGGACTCCCTCAGCTCCCAACCCAGCCAGTGCATCCTTTGGGACCTCCATGGTCACCAATGTGACCAACTCACCCTTTGGCTTCCCATCagcctccagcctggccagcaCATCATTTGGGACCCCCTTGGTTTCCAACCCCAACAAGTCTTTTGGGGCCCCTCTGGTGCCCAACCTGTGCAGCACATCCTTTGGGACCCCTTTGGTCTCCAATCCATCCAGTGCATCCTTTGGGACCCCTTTGGTCCCCAATCCATCCAGTGCATCCTTTGCGTCTCCATTGGTCCCCAATCCACCCAGTGCACCCTTTGGGACCCCTTTGGTCCCAAATCCATCCAGTGCATCCTTTGGGTCTCCAGTGGTCCCAAATCCATCCAGTGCATCCTTTGGGTCTCCATTGGTCCCCAATCCATCCAGTGCATCCTTTGGAACCACTTTGGTCCCCAATCCACCCAGTGCATCCTTTGGGAACCCCTTGGTCCCAAATCCATCCAGTGCATCCTTTGGGTCTCCACTGGTCCCAAATCCACCCAGTGCATCCTTTGGGAACCCCTTGATCCCCAATCCATCCAGTGCATCCTTTGGGTCTCCATTGGTCCCAAATCCATCCAGTGCCTCTTTTGGGAATGCCTGGGTCCCCAATGCATCCAGTGCATCCTTTGGGAACCCCTTGatccccagcccaggcagctcctccttTGGGTCCCCCTTAGTCACCAACCCAGTCCCCACTTCCCTTGGGCATCCATCAGTCTCCAACATGGCTGGCTCTTTCTTTGGATCCCCCTTTGTCCCCAGCGCAGCCAGCGCTCCCCTGGGAAGTGGTGCCTATCCCCTTCCCGGTGGAGAAGTGCCCTGGAGCaagcccagccctgagccccccCTGCCCCGACCCCCCGAGGgcccagctgctgtggagcccccagcccagccccgcctCGAGGATGCTCCTCATTTCCTCAGGAGGACCGATGGCCCCTCACCGAGTgggaggagcaggcagagcccccCCAAGCCCTTCTCCGCCTCCCTGCCCCCCCAGAGGAGGATGCTCGTGGATCCCAGCAGCGGGAAGTGCTACTACATGGAGCCGCCGCGGCAGCCCCAGATGAAAACGCTCTACGACCCCGAGACCGGGCAGTACCTGGAGATGCTGGTCCCACCGGTGGCGTCACACACCGGGCTCTACCAGGCACCTTTCAACCCCCTGCTCATGGGGGTCTACGGCCCACCCTACGCACCCTACGGCGGCTTCCCGGGGCTCCCGGCACCGCCGCCCTCCGCGCCCTCGCCGCCGCACCCCGAGCTGCCCGCTGCCGACAACCCCGGCGTGCCCGGGACCTCCGGCTCTGCTCCCAAGGGCGAGGGGCCGTCCCCTGCCGGGGGTCCCGACTGTGGCTACCTGGAGAGCCTGTACTACATCCCCACGGGGATGCgggccagccccggccccgAGCAGCCCCCGGCCCGCGCCAGCCCTGCCGCGCCCGAGAAGGGGTCACTGCTCCGGATGTGACGGGATGGACCCGCGCGgatgtcccttcccatggccGGGCTTTAGCCCGAAGTCAGCATCACCTGATGAGAGTCCCCTTGCCCACGGCTGAGCTGGCAAAGCGCCGAGGGGTAGCGGGCACTGGCTGGACCTCACTGGCTTCTCATGGAAACAGGGACAAAAAGGGTCTTTTCCAGTGTGAGCACCTGGCAGCCCTGAGGGGGCATGGAGGTCCCCGGCCAGCAAAGGGACCACACAGGCCCCGCTTTCCCCTGTCCTGCCAGTCCCATCTCAAGGATGACTCTGGCTGGTTGGCACAGGGGGGTGATGGCCtgggcacccccagcctccccccagccacagctgcagcacagacaccccaaaagagtaataaaaatgctgaaacagCTTTAAATCTGCTTATTCATCCTGTGCTTGTGTGGTCTGTAAAGGGGAGCGAGGAGCTGAGGCATTTAGAACTTGCAGTCCGTCTGTCTGTCTTGGAGTGTCCACCAGATAAATCCCAGTCCCTGTGAGCAGGAAGGGACTCTGCAGTCCTCAGTGAGCCCTGaaccccaaaccacagccaCGAGCCCCAAACCACAGCCACGAGCCTCAAACCCTAGTTGTGAACCTCAAATCCCAGCCCGGAGCCCCAGCCCCCGTAGATCCACACCATCCCAGGAAGGATTTAGGCTGAGGAGAAGGGATCAGGCATTACAAGACTGAGTTACAGCAAAAACCTCCCGGAGAGGGGGGCACTCGGTCGGGGACACCCCACACCCCCCCCCCTTCCTGCCGTGACACCCGGGACGGACGGGCCGCCCCAGCCGGATGCAGGTGTGTGCTGGCCGCGCCTCAGCGCCGCTCGCTCGCCCGCCCCGGGGGGTTTATAGCCCGCCCCGAGGGGTTTATAGCCACCCCGCGCCTGCGCCCCGCACTTTCTAAGCGCGGCACGATGCGGCCAGCGCTGGCAGCGTGGCTGGTGCTGAGCCTGCTGGGGGGGGCAGGGGCCCAGGACATGTGTGGGGACCCCCCCGCCACCCCGTCCCACTCGGTCCCTGCGCCCCAGCTCAGCCCCGAGGAGCGGCTCTCGCCCCACATGCCCGAATCTCTGCGCTGCGACGCCTGCCACGCCATCGCCTTCCAGGTGGGGACCGAGGACACGGCGCCCCAAAAGCGGAGTGAGAACCCTTGTGGGGATGTTTCAGCCTGGGGAGATGCTGCCGGCTCCCTTGGGGCACCCCACTGATGGATATTCCTTATTGGCAACTTTAAAAGCCTTTTGGGCTCCTCATGGACCCTCTAACCCACGCAGATGTGCTTCTGCTGCTAGGGCCGCACGGAAGGCTGTGCAGACCCCAGCACCGCTCGGGAGCAGGGTCGTGGGCAGGCTGCCACCCTCACTGCCCGGATTCCGCCTTTTTTCACCCCAGattgaggagcagctgagcaagGCAGAGGGGAAGGTGGGCAAGAAGGCGCTGAGGGAGTCGGACTACATAGAggt
This window harbors:
- the PROB1 gene encoding LOW QUALITY PROTEIN: proline-rich basic protein 1 (The sequence of the model RefSeq protein was modified relative to this genomic sequence to represent the inferred CDS: inserted 1 base in 1 codon) — encoded protein: MPRGKRDPVLLSPAEPARPRWRGSRAGGDGRRSAEEEEEEDGHLPGLPRDDPTKSMSSSSVSSYHSALCSDGTETFKDCLEFLDEEGSPGRAAPGLWAPAGAPGVPPPPGPLARPQRAQLSSAAKNSPAPGQGGRMGPLGGDRQPVPAAAAGGEPAVPRQPGAMLGGVPSDSDEVDGEVQALTARAFRSLSGLPGARLDMCSSHTSSSLSNSLSEDGGRPRRWPAGAGEPRGAATALHGRVGWPFPSGVDGELLGKEQFECVDVELESGEARKGHGKKRTVPKRQILLKRKERKETGFGPRGDGPAPQPPARKEPPSKGRAIGEDFRLNYQQFMKAASLDAGTDRTRAASCLVKNVLAKKMQYEQRIKMEQKGLRGSSTSXGPSSAGTDLLGDGLEGKSSSLSRSDCSFSAEDLRGSGMPVATAAAGSATTSHPTKGVVLSEATRETVCNLRKTFNELNQRMKYQEVLGGRWLPAAAEEHTSESICYQRARALFEAQPGVGKVLDVAPRFARAPRPWPSLKERAIGPIHSQTLPFKVESRVLPAAPPHRRFASSRAQEVRTLPQSQPEKPPAVPRRPPSPGTPAPRGSPPAAPPKPEEKGKGRVPQPRDVRKLVKSSYSLKFGTAGTSRGTVAPASSGEPPPATPLVIHCTSVRREPAPEPVGEEVLAAPGREPSPACAEGPAKPPGSRAAPSHSSPINITRVQATRRGAAPTEEPPASPPRRERSELRVPPRAPVAAGVPHVETHLHVLVGRPSPVARESSPAQSSAVLRTEKTVLLPPPPPSPTEGKEVRGHGSSRALHAAEGPESLGQRHSSGDSRDPRAGAPAGSSARPQPAEPAARGAAELRAGEPRQEQPGGPRVSVASGGSAGGPGPSAPIRAGEGSEGPSARLPERREAWEHSPQWPAATEPLPPAALAENSSYLAIPERAPKSTLVPKMPSVPNPGSASFGTPFVPSPASASFGTPSAPNPASASFGTSMVTNVTNSPFGFPSASSLASTSFGTPLVSNPNKSFGAPLVPNLCSTSFGTPLVSNPSSASFGTPLVPNPSSASFASPLVPNPPSAPFGTPLVPNPSSASFGSPVVPNPSSASFGSPLVPNPSSASFGTTLVPNPPSASFGNPLVPNPSSASFGSPLVPNPPSASFGNPLIPNPSSASFGSPLVPNPSSASFGNAWVPNASSASFGNPLIPSPGSSSFGSPLVTNPVPTSLGHPSVSNMAGSFFGSPFVPSAASAPLGSGAYPLPGGEVPWSKPSPEPPLPRPPEGPAAVEPPAQPRLEDAPHFLRRTDGPSPSGRSRQSPPKPFSASLPPQRRMLVDPSSGKCYYMEPPRQPQMKTLYDPETGQYLEMLVPPVASHTGLYQAPFNPLLMGVYGPPYAPYGGFPGLPAPPPSAPSPPHPELPAADNPGVPGTSGSAPKGEGPSPAGGPDCGYLESLYYIPTGMRASPGPEQPPARASPAAPEKGSLLRM